The DNA region GACGGTCGAGGCGCTCAACCACGCCCAGGCCGCCGGCGTGCCGATCGTGGTCGCGGTGAACAAGATCGACAAGCCGGATGCCAACCCGGGCAAGGTCCGCCAGCAGCTGACCGAGTACGGGCTGGTCGCAGAGGAGTATGGCGGCGACGTCATCTTCGTGGATGTCTCGGCCCGCGACGGCCTGCACATCCAGGAGCTGCTGGATGCCGTGCTGCTGACCGCGGATGCCGGCCTGGACCTGACCGCGAACCCGAACAAGGCCGCGCGCGGTGTCGCCATCGAGGCGAAGCTCGACAAGGGCCGCGGTTCGGTCGCGACCGTGCTCATCCAGTCCGGAACGCTCCGGGTCGGCGACGCGATCGTCGCCGGCACCGCCTACGGCCGCGTGCGTGCCATGGCGGACGAGAACGGCGATCCGGTGCTCGAGGCCTACCCGTCGCGTCCGGTGCAGGTGCAGGGTCTGAACTCCGTGCCCCGCGCCGGCGACACCTTCATCGTCACCGATGAGGATCGTCTGGCCCGTCAGATCGCCGAGAAGCGTGAAGCAGCCGAGCGCAACGCCCAGCTGGCGAAGGCGCGTAAGCGCATCTCGCTCGAGGACTTCACCCGCGCCCTCCAGGAGGGCAAGGTCGAGTCGCTCAACCTCATCATCAAGGGCGACGTGTCCGGTGCGGTCGAGGCGCTCGAGGAGTCGCTGCTCAAGATCGAGGTGGACGACTCAGTCCAGCTGCGGATCATCCACCGAGGCGTCGGTGCCATCACCGAGTCGGATGTGAACCTGGCGACGATCGACAACGCGATCATCATCGGCTTCAACGTCCGGCCCGACGCGAAGGCACGCGAGCGTGCCCAACGCGAAGGCGTGGACACCCGCTTCTACTCGGTCATCTACAACGCGATCGACGACGTCGAGCAGTCCCTCAAGGGCATGCTCAAGCCGGAGTTCGAAGAGGTCCAGTCGGGCGTGGCCGAGATCCGCGAGGTGTTCCGCTCCTCCAAGTTCGGCAACATCGCCGGTGTCATCGTCCGCTCCGGGACGATCACGCGCAACGCGAAGGCGCGCGTCATCCGCGATGGCGTCGTCATCGCCGATGGCCTGGCCATCGAGTCGCTGCGTCGCTTCAAGGACGACGTGACCGAGGTGCGCACGGACTACGAGGCCGGTATCGGACTCGGCAAGTTCAACGACATCCAGGTCGGCGACGAGATCGAGACGACAGAGCTCGTCGAGAAGCCGCGAGGCTGATCACGACACGGGGGACGCCTTCGGGCGTCCCCCGTGTGCAGTACTACCAGGGAGAGAAATGGCTGGAGAACGGCAGGCGAGAGTCGCGGATCGCATCCGCGTCGTGCTCGCGGAGCGACTCGAGAAGGGGCTGCGTGACCCGCGCCTCGGATTCGTCACGATCACCGACGTGAAGGTGACCGGCGACCTGCAGCACGCGTCGGTGTTCTACACCGTCATGGGCGACGAGGCGCTGAGGGCGGACACCGCCGCCGCGCTGAAGTCGGCGACGGGGCTGCTGCGCACCGAGGTCGGCAAGAACCTCAACACGCGGCTGACTCCGACGCTGGAATTCTTCCTCGACGCGATCCCGGAGAACGCCGATCACATCGCCGCGCTCCTACGCGAAGCACGCGAGCGCGATGAGGCCGTCGCCGGACTTGCCGCGTCTGCGAAATACGCCGGTGACGCGGATCCCTACGTCAAGCCGCGCGAGTTCGACGAGTCGGACGAATCCGACGACGAGGCCGACGCCGGCGACGAGGATCTCCAGCCTGCGAAGGACTGAGCGGGGAAGGGCTCCTCTGCGCCGGCGATGATCCGATCGACCATGGCCGCGAACCCTGCCGCGCCGCTGGACGCTGCGATGTCGGCGGCGATGCGCTGGGCTGCGCGTCGATACCGTGGCTCGGTCGTCACCCGCTCGACGGCGCCCTTGATCGCCGCGGCCGTCGGGCGCTGGGTGCGCAGATTCACGCCGGTACCCGACCACGCGACACGGGCGGCGACCTCGACCTTGTCTTCCTTGCCGGGTGCCACAACCAGCGGCACGCCGTGGCTCAGCGAGTACTGAACGCCGCCGTAGCCGCCGTTGGTGATGAACAGATCGGTGTGCGCGAACAGCTCGTCGTAGGGAAGGAACTCCGCCGCCCGGACATTGACGGGCAGCGTGCCGAGGGCCTGGACGGGCAGACCGCCGGTCGCGACGACGACGAGCGCCCCGCTGTCGGCGAGGCCGTGGATCGTGGGCAGAATGAGCTCGGATGGGTCATCGTTCGCGATCGTGCCCTGCGTCACGTGCACGACGGTGCGCGCCGCTTCGACATCACGCCACCACTCGGGTCGCGCATGCGGCGCCGCCGCCGCAGAAACCGGCCCGGTGAAGACGACGGATGCCGGGGCGTCCGGTCGCCGGTACTCGAAGGCGGGCACGGTGAGCTGGCCGATGGCGTCGGCGCGGGGGAGCCAGTCCAGCACGGCTCCCGACAGGCTGCGCCCGATCGCGCGATGGGCGACCTCATCGGCCGCCGCGTTCACCGGCCGGAAGATGCGCTTGGTGGCGGCGGCGAGGATGGTGTTCCGGATGCTCCCGGCCAGCCCGCCCATCGGCGCGAGCCCCATCCCGAACGGCGCCAGTCCTGGCCCCGGATAGTTCAGAGGCACGAGACCGGCGACGACGACGGGAGCGCGGTCCGCCGGCGAATGCTCGGCGTAGATCGCAGCTCCGAAGAAGAGCGGGTCGCACACGACGACATCGACGTCGGCGCCGGTGACGAGCGCCGAAAGCGCCGCGTACTGCTGTTCCGCGGGGCGCACGAAGATGTGCTCGAAGTCGAAGGCGATCGCCTTGACCGCCGGCATGCCCTCTCGCTCCGGGTACTTCGACGACACCGTTCGGTCGTCGAAGTCCGCCGCCTCCGGCATGGCGACGTGTTCGGCCCCGGTCGCAGAGACGGCGTCGGCGAAGCGGGCGCCCGTGAGGAAGGTCACATGGTCGCCTCGGTCGACGAAGTGGCGTGCGAGCGGTAGCAAGGGTGAGACGTGTCCGTGCACGGGCACGGAGGCGAAAAGGATTCCAGACATGACTGCTCCACTGACGAATCGGATAATGTGGAAAGTATTCACTACAGGAGTACAGTAGTCAATATGCCGGACCAGAGATCTTCACGTCGCTATTCATCCGCCCTTCGCACGGAACAGGCCGCGGCCACGCGAGCTCGGATCGTCGCGGCGGCCGCCGAACTCTTCGCGGCGCGCGGTTACGCCGGCACGAGCATGCCGGAGATCGCCCGCAACGCCGGGGTGTCTCCTGAGACCGTCCAGTCGCACGGCCCGAAATCGGCGCTCCTGCGCGCGGCGATAGACGCGTTCGCGTTCGGCGCCGGACGCGACGCCGACGCGAGAGAGACCGCCCTGGGCGAGCAGATGCTCTCCGCCCGGACTGCCGCAGAGGCGGCCGCGGTCGCCGCGGAGGTCCTGACGCAGGTCAACTCCGCAACGCACGGGCTGTGGCTCGCCTTTGCCGAGGCCGCGCGCACCGACGCAGAGATCGCCGAAGCGTTCGGGCAGCTGGCAGCAGGCATCCGGGCGCAGAACGTCACACTCATGCAGGAGTGGATGGCCCGAGGCTTCGCGCGCGACGATCTCGGTCTGGACGACCTCGTCGACCGCGCGGTGCTGATCGGCTCGGTGGAGCTCTACGACCGGGCCGTGCGCGTCGGAGGCATGAGCGTCGGCCAGTACCGACGGCTGCTGGCCGCGATGCTCGGTGAGCTTCTGGTGGCGAGCTGATCAGGCGGGCAGCCGGAGCATCCCCTCGGTGGCCTCGGCCAGTCCGTCGGCCACCAGAGAATCGATCGCACGGTCCCGCTGGCGAGGGTCGTGCCAGTCCGGGAGGACCTCGCCGAGGGGGAGCGTGTGGGACGCGGCATCCCGGAGCATCTTCAGCACCGCACCGCGCGTTTGGCGGTCGCTTCCCTCGAACCGCGCCTGCCGACGGCGTAGGTCACCGGTATCGGGATAGCCCGCGAGTCTCCAGGCGCAGTGCTCGGCGAGCGGGCACAGCCAGCAGCGGGGCACCCGAGCGGTGCAGACGAGTGCGCCGAGCTCCATCGCGGCGGCATTGACGATCGCGGAGCCTTCCAGTGAGTCGGGGAGGATCTCCTCCATGTCCGCCAGGTCGCGCCGAGCAGGGGGACCGGGGTGTGCTCGACCGTGGACGGCGCGGGCGAGCACACGCCGGGTGTTCGTGTCCACGACGGGATGCCGGGCACCGTAGGCGAACACCGCGACGGCGCGTGCGGTGTAGTCGCCTATCCCGGTCAGTGCCAGCAGCGTGTCCACGTCGCTCGGGACGACGCCTCCGTGCCGGGTGACGATCTCGGTCGCCGCGCGATGCAGCCACAGTGCGCGACGCGGGTACCCCAGATTCGCCCACTGTGCCACTGCCGCCGACGGCGCGTCCGACGCGAGGGACGCCGGGTCGGGCCACCGGGCGAGCCACGCCTCGAGGTGGGGCACGACGCGGCTCACCGGGGTCTGCTGCAGCATGAACTCGCTGACCAGCACGCCCCAGGCGGGGAAACCGGGACGCCTCCAGGGCAGGTCTCGCGCGTTCTGCCGGTACCAGCCGATCAGCGGGGCGGCGATCTCGGGCATGCCGATCAGCCTAGGCTCGCCACCGCCTGCGACGCGCGTCACGTTTCGACTCCGAATGTCCTGCGGTCATCGACGGCAGCCTCGCTGACCTTTACGGTGGAGTCAGATCTCCAGAGAGGCGTTCCATGCGGCGACCGGCATGTGTTGTATCGATTCTTGCGGTGGCAATCCTGCTTTCCGGTTGCGTGACAGCGTCCGAGACGGCTGCACCTACCCCCGAACCGACCTCCACGGCGGCTCCGTCGGCGAGCGTGCCGACGCCCACGCCCACAACGGACCCCGCCGACCCCTCGACGTGGCTCATCTCCGAGGCCGGTATCGGCCCGATCACGCTGAATGCTCCGTTCTCGGACGCGGTCGCCCAACTGCCGACGGACGTCGAGCGCGACCCTGAGGTCTGCACGCACTCGGTACTGTGGCAGGACGCCGACGGCGACAACCTTTGGATCGTTCGCGACGCGTCCCGCGACGATGCTGCCCCGTTGGAACTGGTCGAATGGGGCGACTGGACCGAGCCGTACGACGTCGGCGGGCCACGGACGGCAGCCGGGATCGGTGTCGGCTCGACCGTGGACGAGGTCTGGGCGGCTTACCCCGACGCGCTCGAGACGACGCAGCGAATCTCCCCGGACATCCACTACATCAGCGTCGACGCGATCTTCTTCTCCTACCGGGAACCGTCCACGGTCATCAATGTCGTCACCGTGACCGACGCCGAACAGCCGCCGTACGAGATCTGCGGCTGAGCGGACCGACCGTAGGCTGGAGGCATGCGCCTGCCCACGACCCCGCTCACCACGCTGCTGCGTGAACTGCG from Microbacterium sp. zg-B185 includes:
- the rbfA gene encoding 30S ribosome-binding factor RbfA encodes the protein MAGERQARVADRIRVVLAERLEKGLRDPRLGFVTITDVKVTGDLQHASVFYTVMGDEALRADTAAALKSATGLLRTEVGKNLNTRLTPTLEFFLDAIPENADHIAALLREARERDEAVAGLAASAKYAGDADPYVKPREFDESDESDDEADAGDEDLQPAKD
- a CDS encoding glycosyltransferase yields the protein MSGILFASVPVHGHVSPLLPLARHFVDRGDHVTFLTGARFADAVSATGAEHVAMPEAADFDDRTVSSKYPEREGMPAVKAIAFDFEHIFVRPAEQQYAALSALVTGADVDVVVCDPLFFGAAIYAEHSPADRAPVVVAGLVPLNYPGPGLAPFGMGLAPMGGLAGSIRNTILAAATKRIFRPVNAAADEVAHRAIGRSLSGAVLDWLPRADAIGQLTVPAFEYRRPDAPASVVFTGPVSAAAAPHARPEWWRDVEAARTVVHVTQGTIANDDPSELILPTIHGLADSGALVVVATGGLPVQALGTLPVNVRAAEFLPYDELFAHTDLFITNGGYGGVQYSLSHGVPLVVAPGKEDKVEVAARVAWSGTGVNLRTQRPTAAAIKGAVERVTTEPRYRRAAQRIAADIAASSGAAGFAAMVDRIIAGAEEPFPAQSFAGWRSSSPASASSSDSSDSSNSRGLT
- a CDS encoding TetR family transcriptional regulator, whose translation is MPDQRSSRRYSSALRTEQAAATRARIVAAAAELFAARGYAGTSMPEIARNAGVSPETVQSHGPKSALLRAAIDAFAFGAGRDADARETALGEQMLSARTAAEAAAVAAEVLTQVNSATHGLWLAFAEAARTDAEIAEAFGQLAAGIRAQNVTLMQEWMARGFARDDLGLDDLVDRAVLIGSVELYDRAVRVGGMSVGQYRRLLAAMLGELLVAS
- a CDS encoding A/G-specific adenine glycosylase; translated protein: MPEIAAPLIGWYRQNARDLPWRRPGFPAWGVLVSEFMLQQTPVSRVVPHLEAWLARWPDPASLASDAPSAAVAQWANLGYPRRALWLHRAATEIVTRHGGVVPSDVDTLLALTGIGDYTARAVAVFAYGARHPVVDTNTRRVLARAVHGRAHPGPPARRDLADMEEILPDSLEGSAIVNAAAMELGALVCTARVPRCWLCPLAEHCAWRLAGYPDTGDLRRRQARFEGSDRQTRGAVLKMLRDAASHTLPLGEVLPDWHDPRQRDRAIDSLVADGLAEATEGMLRLPA